In Arthrobacter sp. QXT-31, one genomic interval encodes:
- a CDS encoding ribose-5-phosphate isomerase, giving the protein MTKEPSSTIERGAGTTYRVHIGTDHAGLELSRSLQHELASLRFDVVDHGPLEYDAQDDYPGFCISAAEGVARDLSHNRPALGIVIGGSGNGEQIAANKVRGIRAALVWNESTARLARQHNDANVIAIGAREHTVEECRNLALLFLQEPFTQDSRHKRRIAQIADYETCATPLACDISRSDALARMDRNVGTAERVLAG; this is encoded by the coding sequence ATGACCAAGGAACCATCATCAACCATTGAACGCGGAGCCGGGACGACCTACCGGGTCCACATCGGTACCGATCACGCAGGCCTCGAACTGAGCCGTTCGTTGCAGCACGAACTGGCCAGCCTGAGGTTTGACGTGGTGGACCACGGGCCGCTGGAGTACGACGCCCAGGATGACTACCCGGGATTCTGCATCAGCGCAGCCGAGGGCGTCGCCCGCGACCTCAGCCACAACCGGCCAGCCCTCGGCATTGTCATTGGCGGCTCCGGCAACGGCGAACAGATCGCGGCGAACAAAGTCCGGGGCATTCGCGCCGCCCTGGTCTGGAACGAGTCAACTGCACGGCTGGCGCGGCAGCACAACGACGCGAACGTCATAGCCATTGGCGCCCGCGAACACACCGTGGAGGAATGCCGCAACCTGGCGCTCCTGTTCCTGCAGGAGCCCTTCACGCAGGACTCCCGGCACAAGCGCCGCATTGCACAGATCGCGGACTACGAAACCTGCGCCACTCCGCTGGCATGCGATATCAGCCGGAGCGACGCACTGGCACGCATGGACCGGAACGTGGGAACGGCAGAGCGCGTTCTAGCTGGCTGA